A window of Primulina huaijiensis isolate GDHJ02 chromosome 9, ASM1229523v2, whole genome shotgun sequence contains these coding sequences:
- the LOC140984362 gene encoding WEB family protein At5g55860-like, whose translation MVAKDYHKTKGSAKAEVGEIDTSAPFQSVKDAVNLFGEGAFSGEKPVIKKAKPQSAERVLAKETQLHLVEKELNRLKDQLQNAEMTKAQALADLEKAKWTVSDLNQKLKSMNESKDSAIKDAEVAKNQAKLLAESNNGNSKVTDDSSNIDLETSRVQYMAMVTEVDAAKQELIKTRQNYDASMKDRDIASKQAAEANNSSQENVGKCGELSKEISTVQDSIQRVKLVIAQAKEDETKICDDKEKQKQLHKANHDETFKKLLALKKEIDPELVKNLETQLSETLSETEGLKKEMDGRRDTDLDSVKAVTSDLDGAKESLHKVVEEENTLRNLVETLKSELGDIKKEHSELKEKEAETESIAGNLHVKLRKANFELEEALLEEAKVRGASDEMIATIRQLAVERENAKPEVEDMKQQAKELKGVAEAARIELEEAEKKLRVALHEAEESKEAEARALDQIKILSEKTDAARVSTSEPGAQITISRDEFESLSHKVEESEKLAGMKVAAAMAQVEAVKASENEALQRFEATQKEIEDIKAATQEALKKAEMSEAAKKAVEGELRRWREQKKVSEAGSRILAETEKPLVSPPPVYQSQKQRPQETVLQSRKLEKAKTSVAKKVLMPSLTGVFQKKKTHVEGGSPSYLPGEKPAW comes from the exons ATGGTGGCGAAAGATTATCATAAAACCAAAGGTTCGGCCAAAGCTGAGGTGGGAGAAATCGACACCAGTGCACCGTTTCAATCTGTCAAAGATGCTGTCAATTTATTTGGCGAAGGTGCTTTTTCTGGGGAAAAGCCAGTCATAAAGAAGGCAAAACCACAATCTGCAGAA AGAGTGCTGGCAAAAGAGACTCAGCTTCACTTGGTTGAGAAAGAGCTTAATAGGTTGAAAGATCAATTACAAAATGCGGAAATGACCAAAGCTCAGGCTCTTGCAGATCTTGAAAAAGCTAAATGGACTGTTTCAGATCTTAACCAGAAACTGAAAAGTATGAATGAATCCAAGGATTCAGCAATTAAGGATGCAGAAGTCGCTAAGAATCAAGCGAAGCTACTTGCAGAATCCAACAACGGCAATTCTAAAGTAACCGATGACTCTTCAAATATAGATCTTGAAACTTCTAGAGTTCAGTATATGGCTATGGTCACCGAAGTTGATGCGGCAAAGCAGGAGTTGATAAAAACACGGCAAAATTATGATGCATCTATGAAAGATAGAGACATTGCCAGCAAGCAAGCTGCTGAGGCAAATAATTCTTCCCAAGAAAATGTAGGAAAATGTGGCGAGTTATCCAAGGAAATATCTACTGTTCAAGACTCGATTCAGCGAGTGAAGCTTGTGATAGCTCAAGCGAAGGAAGACGAAACAAAGATTTGTGATGACAAGGAAAAACAAAAGCAGTTACACAAAGCAAACCACGACGAGACATTTAAAAAATTGCTTGCTTTGAAAAAAGAGATAGATCCGGAACTTGTTAAGAATCTGGAGACTCAATTGAGCGAAACCTTGTCGGAGACAGAAGGTCTAAAAAAGGAAATGGATGGTAGAAGAGATACGGACCTTGATTCTGTGAAGGCTGTTACTTCAGATTTGGATGGTGCTAAAGAATCGCTGCATAAAGTGGTGGAAGAGGAGAATACTTTGAGAAATCTAGTGGAGACCCTTAAATCGGAACTAGGTGACATTAAAAAGGAGCACTCTGAGTTGAAAGAGAAGGAAGCAGAAACAGAATCCATTGCAGGTAATCTGCATGTGAAGCTCCGAAAAGCGAACTTTGAGCTTGAAGAAGCACTTTTGGAAGAAGCAAAAGTGAGGGGTGCTTCTGACGAAATGATCGCTACAATCCGGCAGCTTGCTGTGGAGAGAGAAAATGCAAAACCTGAAGTTGAAGACATGAAGCAGCAAGCAAAGGAGCTTAAGGGAGTAGCAGAAGCAGCCAGAATTGAACTTGAAGAAGCAGAAAAGAAACTGAGAGTTGCTTTGCATGAAGCAGAAGAATCGAAGGAAGCTGAAGCTAGAGCCCTTGATCAGATCAAGATTTTGTCTGAGAAAACTGATGCAGCCCGTGTCTCAACTTCAGAGCCCGGTGCCCAGATTACAATATCAAGAGACGAGTTCGAATCACTTAGCCATAAGGTTGAGGAATCTGAAAAACTAGCGGGTATGAAAGTTGCAGCAGCGATGGCTCAGGTGGAAGCAGTCAAAGCCAGTGAAAATGAGGCCCTACAGAGATTCGAGGCTACACAGAAGGAAATCGAGGACATTAAAGCTGCTACTCAGGAGGCGTTGAAGAAAGCAGAGATGTCCGAGGCAGCCAAGAAGGCAGTTGAGGGAGAACTCAGAAGATGGCGGGAACAGAAGAAAGTATCAGAAGCAGGGTCTCGAATTCTCGCTGAAACGGAGAAGCCCCTCGTATCACCCCCTCCCGTGTACCAATCCCAGAAGCAGAGGCCTCAAGAGACAGTCTTGCAATCTCGAAAGTTAGAGAAAGCAAAAACATCAGTAGCCAAGAAAGTGCTAATGCCTAGCCTCACTGGGGTGTTTCAAAAGAAGAAAACCCATGTCGAGGGTGGTTCTCCTTCTTATTTGCCTGGTGAGAAACCGGCTTGGTGA